The proteins below are encoded in one region of Eubacterium sp. 1001713B170207_170306_E7:
- a CDS encoding response regulator transcription factor produces MNEEGKKRILIADDNQDICELVEILLTAEGFEVVQAKNGQEAVDRTDSSVDLIILDVMMPQKSGYKACSEIREKTRVPILFLTAKDQDSDKVMGFSVGGDDYLSKPFSYTELVSRVKSLLRRYYVYQGSAPEQKSNRLVIRDLALDKDAQNVEIAGEIVTLTDIEYRILELMMDNRKKVFSAQNIYESIWNEPYFYSANNTVMVHIRNLRKKLGDNSQEPQYIKTAWGKGYYVD; encoded by the coding sequence ATGAACGAGGAAGGAAAGAAACGGATTTTGATTGCAGACGATAATCAGGACATTTGCGAGCTGGTGGAGATTCTGCTGACAGCGGAGGGCTTTGAGGTCGTCCAGGCCAAAAACGGGCAGGAGGCAGTGGACAGAACGGACAGCTCCGTTGACCTGATCATACTGGACGTTATGATGCCACAGAAATCGGGCTACAAGGCCTGCTCTGAGATCCGGGAAAAGACACGGGTGCCCATTTTGTTTTTAACCGCCAAGGACCAGGATTCCGACAAGGTAATGGGCTTCTCAGTCGGCGGCGACGACTACCTGTCAAAGCCCTTTTCCTACACCGAGCTGGTGTCCCGGGTCAAGTCCCTGCTGCGCCGGTACTACGTCTATCAGGGCAGCGCGCCGGAGCAGAAAAGCAACAGGCTGGTGATCCGGGACCTGGCGCTGGATAAGGACGCGCAGAATGTTGAGATCGCCGGAGAAATTGTCACGCTGACCGATATTGAGTACCGGATACTGGAGCTGATGATGGACAACCGGAAAAAGGTGTTCTCAGCCCAGAATATTTATGAGAGCATCTGGAACGAGCCTTACTTCTATTCGGCCAACAACACAGTCATGGTGCATATCCGGAACTTGCGCAAAAAGCTCGGGGACAACTCCCAGGAGCCGCAGTATATCAAGACCGCCTGGGGAAAGGGCTACTATGTTGACTAG
- a CDS encoding HAMP domain-containing sensor histidine kinase, translating to MLTRQEESIFRSRLGLTVMKYFGIAFVIALASGVATTLLLSCFIRENGISGETVELFAYMVTIAVLFIVFLKLFHKKIRYIHTLEHGIEIIEGGGLEYPIPVEGNDELTSLAIQLNAMRRTLQKQIDERETAIRENHEMVTAISHDIRTPLTSVICYLDLIRDGKVKSAEEEAVYINNALEKAYQIKNLSTALFTHSVAENEEVMFHYELIDGNELLAQVLSESVFLLEEKGLKVEVKDSIEQGFAINVDIQQFRRVFDNLCSNALKYADPRWPICFDVMLEPDTLRIIQTNQVRKSSGVESFGIGLKTCEKIAERHEGSFKSWIEKGEFVAIWTLPLY from the coding sequence ATGTTGACTAGGCAGGAGGAGAGCATTTTCCGCTCCAGGCTTGGGCTGACCGTCATGAAATATTTTGGCATCGCCTTTGTCATCGCTCTGGCCTCGGGCGTTGCCACCACACTGCTGCTGTCCTGCTTCATCCGGGAGAATGGCATCTCCGGCGAAACCGTAGAGCTTTTTGCCTACATGGTCACCATTGCAGTGCTCTTTATTGTGTTTTTGAAGCTGTTCCATAAAAAAATCCGCTATATCCATACTCTGGAGCACGGCATTGAGATCATCGAGGGCGGCGGGCTGGAGTACCCCATTCCGGTGGAGGGCAATGATGAGCTGACCTCTCTGGCCATCCAGCTCAACGCCATGCGCCGGACCCTGCAGAAGCAGATCGACGAGCGGGAAACAGCTATCCGGGAGAACCACGAGATGGTCACCGCCATATCCCACGATATCCGGACGCCGCTGACCTCAGTGATCTGTTATCTGGACCTGATCCGGGACGGCAAGGTCAAAAGCGCTGAGGAGGAGGCCGTATATATCAATAACGCCCTGGAAAAGGCCTATCAGATTAAAAACCTTTCCACCGCCCTTTTCACCCACTCGGTGGCAGAAAATGAGGAGGTCATGTTCCATTACGAGCTGATCGACGGCAACGAGCTGCTGGCACAGGTTTTATCCGAAAGTGTCTTTCTGCTGGAGGAAAAGGGCCTGAAGGTCGAGGTGAAGGACAGCATCGAGCAGGGCTTTGCCATCAATGTGGATATTCAGCAGTTCCGGCGCGTTTTTGACAACCTCTGCTCCAACGCCCTGAAATACGCCGACCCCAGGTGGCCCATCTGCTTTGACGTGATGCTGGAGCCGGATACCCTGCGCATTATCCAGACCAACCAGGTGCGCAAAAGCAGCGGCGTCGAGAGCTTCGGCATTGGGCTGAAAACCTGTGAAAAGATCGCGGAACGCCATGAGGGGTCCTTTAAGAGCTGGATTGAGAAGGGTGAGTTTGTGGCGATCTGGACGCTGCCGCTGTATTAG
- a CDS encoding HlyD family efflux transporter periplasmic adaptor subunit has translation MNKKKSIIITLVILAVVVLALGVWACSRTSQPQAAAVKTTALEKTNLQRTVSSNGTVESTYVEQVSNMTGIPVWDIDVSVGEWVEKGDRLCRLYEEKSDTWERVEATTSGTITAINAQNGAPANGVLFTIEDTNSLRVITNIKEADVGTVQPGMKVTIKTDATGDKEYTGTVQSIAPTAVKQSSASGTSAAAASSGSQNPEFETRVSIDSDISGLLIGMKARLNIIVEERNGVYSVPFDVLTTNANNESCVLVAADPKDGVYTVKEVPVTTGTETDFAIEISGDQLTDGMQIITDIDKVKAGDSVTLQQSGGDGTVQTDTAGGDTNAQ, from the coding sequence ATGAATAAGAAAAAAAGTATCATTATTACGCTTGTCATACTGGCAGTCGTTGTCTTGGCGCTGGGCGTCTGGGCCTGTTCGCGCACCAGCCAGCCGCAGGCAGCCGCTGTCAAAACCACAGCCCTTGAGAAGACCAATCTTCAGCGAACGGTTTCGAGCAACGGGACAGTGGAGAGCACCTACGTTGAGCAGGTCAGCAATATGACCGGTATTCCGGTTTGGGATATCGACGTATCTGTCGGTGAATGGGTTGAAAAGGGCGACCGTCTCTGCCGCCTGTACGAAGAAAAAAGTGATACCTGGGAGCGGGTGGAAGCCACGACCTCCGGCACGATCACAGCCATCAACGCCCAGAACGGCGCGCCGGCCAATGGTGTGCTCTTTACCATCGAAGATACCAACAGCCTGCGTGTGATCACCAACATCAAGGAAGCAGACGTGGGCACCGTACAGCCGGGAATGAAGGTAACCATCAAAACCGATGCCACTGGCGACAAGGAATACACCGGTACGGTACAGAGCATTGCGCCCACAGCGGTTAAGCAGTCCAGCGCCTCGGGTACCAGCGCGGCGGCCGCTTCTTCGGGCAGCCAGAATCCGGAATTTGAAACCCGGGTCAGCATTGACTCTGATATCAGCGGCCTGCTGATCGGGATGAAGGCCCGCCTTAACATCATCGTTGAAGAACGGAACGGTGTTTACAGCGTTCCCTTTGACGTGCTGACCACCAACGCCAACAATGAGAGCTGTGTGCTGGTGGCCGCAGACCCCAAGGACGGCGTCTACACGGTGAAGGAGGTGCCGGTCACCACGGGTACCGAAACCGACTTTGCCATTGAAATTTCAGGCGATCAGCTGACAGATGGCATGCAGATCATCACCGACATCGACAAGGTTAAGGCC